The Euphorbia lathyris chromosome 2, ddEupLath1.1, whole genome shotgun sequence genome includes a window with the following:
- the LOC136217762 gene encoding galactoside 2-alpha-L-fucosyltransferase-like yields MDLNTSARKRLSPSEYTDQDMSHLSRLRVKRFGSTTMNTTRISAIALIVLSVLLALSLMLRHSPSDRSFGFADARVLETGPRPNFTAFTSLGLGSGSGNVLLQPTDKNNNKLLGGLLASGLDETSCSSRYQAFLYRKSSLHKLSSHLISRLRAYEDLHKRCGPDTESYKKALEQLNSGQTIDSVDCRYVVWISFSGLGNRILSLASTFLYALLTNRVLLVDRGKDMSDLFCEPFPEKSWLLPLEFPFIDQFESFDQKSSLSYGNMLKNNVVNASAESILSYVYVHLVHDYDDHDKLFFCDEDQSLLAKVPWLIVKSDNYFVPSLFLLSSFEQDLDRLFPEKGTVFHHLGRYLFHPSNVVWGLITRYYQTYLAKADERIGLQIRVFDARPGPFKHVMDQIVACTLKEKLLPEVDMQDTDINLSENPKLKAVLVASLSSGYSENLKNMYWEHPTVTGDVIGVYQPSHEEYQQTEKKMHNRKAWAEMYLLSLTDVLVTSSWSTFGYVAQGLGGLRPWILYKPENETAPDPPCRRAMSMDPCFHAPPYYDCKAKAGTDTAAIVPHVKNCEDMSWGLKVVDSHDQL; encoded by the exons ATGGATCTAAATACTTCAGCAAGAAAGCGATTATCACCTTCTGAGTACACAGATCAGGACATGTCTCATCTCTCACGCCTCAGAGTGAAGAGATTTGGTTCCACCACTATGAATACTACAAGGATTTCGGCAATTGCTTTAATTGTTTTGTCTGTCTTGCTCGCTCTCTCCTTGATGCTTCGTCATTCTCCCTCTGACCGCTCTTTCGGATTCGCTGATGCTAGAGTTCTCGAAACTGGACCGCGACCTAATTTTACTGCATTTACATCGCTAGGACTTGGATCAG GCTCAGGAAATGTTTTATTACAACCTACAGACAAGAATAATAACAAACTGCTTGGCGGCCTTCTTGCTTCTGGATTGGATGAAACTTCTTGCTCCAGTAGATATCAGGCCTTTCTATATCGAAAGTCTTCACTCCATAAGCTTTCTTCACATCTCATTTCTCGACTCAGAGCTTACGAGGATCTTCATAAACGTTGTGGACCAGATACCGAATCCTACAAAAAGGCTCTTGAACAACTTAATTCTGGCCAAACAATTGATTCTGTAGACTGTAGATATGTTGTGTGGATATCTTTTAGTGGCTTAGGCAACAGGATACTATCCTTAGCTTCAACGTTTCTTTATGCTCTCTTGACGAATAGAGTTCTTCTTGTTGACCGAGGCAAGGACATGTCTGATCTCTTCTGCGAGCCATTTCCGGAGAAGTCATGGTTGCTACCCTTGGAgtttcctttcattgatcagtTTGAGAGTTTTGATCAGAAATCTTCTCTTTCTTATGGGAACATGCTGAAGAACAATGTCGTAAATGCTTCAGCAGAGTCAATTCTGTCGTATGTATACGTCCATCTGGTTCACGATTATGATGACCATGATAAGCTTTTCTTCTGCGATGAAGATCAATCTCTTCTGGCAAAAGTCCCCTGGTTGATTGTGAAATCGGATAATTACTTTGTCCCATCTCTTTTCTTGCTTTCATCTTTTGAGCAAGATCTGGACAGATTATTCCCTGAGAAAGGGACTGTTTTCCACCACTTGGGGCGTTATCTTTTCCATCCTTCTAATGTTGTGTGGGGATTAATCACTAGGTATTATCAAACTTACTTGGCCAAGGCAGATGAGCGTATTGGCCTTCAAATAAGAGTTTTCGACGCACGACCTGGTCCCTTTAAACATGTGATGGATCAAATTGTAGCATGTACACTGAAGGAGAAGCTGTTGCCTGAAGTAGATATGCAAGACACTGATATCAATCTTTCAGAAAATCCAAAGTTGAAAGCTGTCTTAGTAGCATCACTGAGTTCAGGGTACTCTGAGAATCTGAAGAACATGTACTGGGAACACCCAACTGTGACTGGGGATGTCATTGGTGTTTACCAGCCAAGTCACGAGGAGTATCAACAAACGGAGAAGAAGATGCACAACAGGAAGGCGTGGGCCGAAATGTACCtccttagtttgactgatgtgTTGGTCACAAGTTCATGGTCAACCTTTGGCTATGTAGCACAAGGACTTGGAGGTTTGCGGCCGTGGATACTGTACAAACCTGAGAATGAAACAGCTCCAGATCCACCTTGTCGCCGTGCAATGTCAATGGATCCTTGTTTCCATGCTCCTCCCTATTATGATTGCAAGGCTAAGGCAGGAACAGATACCGCTGCAATTGTTCCTCATGTCAAAAATTGTGAAGACATGAGCTGGGGATTGAAGGTGGTCGACAGCCATGATCAATTATAG
- the LOC136217761 gene encoding uncharacterized protein, giving the protein MSFMRGDLLTRTRKLVKGMAKAEPSWLKAMEQAPPATFPRSDGKIKKISLPEDPYIKKFFSAHPDSKYHDAIKISAFDPPPARIFGLRVVELKEQGVGEKQAMAVADMEYRAEKKEKKKAYARLRKIARLQGKRPPPNPYPSPIKEIQAEERKYVRDRFFNPNIRQILNRMKEEQAAEAFDRQQRGGW; this is encoded by the exons ATGTCGTTTATGAGAGGAGATTTGCTTACGAGAACCAGAAAGCTCGTCAAGGGCATGGCCAAGGCCGAGCCTTCTTGGCTCAAAGCCATGGAACA GGCACCGCCGGCTACTTTCCCTCGTTCCGATGGGAAAATTAAGAAGATCAGTCTCCCAGAGGATCCTTACATAAAAAAGTTCTTCTCGGCACATCCGGATTCGAAATATCACGATGCCATcaa GATTTCTGCATTTGATCCTCCTCCAGCCCGTATATTTGGTCTACGGGTTGTTGAGTTGAAGGAGCAGGGAGTTGGTGAGAAGCAAGCTATGGCCGTAGCTGAT ATGGAATATCGGgcagagaagaaagaaaaaaagaaggcaTATGCTCGATTGAGAAAAATTGCTCGTCTTCAGGGTAAAAGACCTCCACCAAATCCATATCCTAGTCCCATTAAGGAAATTCAAGCTGAGGAAAGGAAGTATGTTCGTGACCGGTTTTTTAATCCGAATATTCGTCAAATCCTGAATAGGATGAAAGAAGAGCAGGCAGCTGAGGCATTTGACAGACAACAAAGGGGTGGATGGTAA